The following proteins come from a genomic window of Candidatus Hydrogenedentota bacterium:
- a CDS encoding response regulator, which produces MAKILVADDDMASLDVMALALSAEGHQVLCATNGQEAYELTLSDQPDLVLLDIMMPIYSGYEVCELLRNDTSVPPELPVVFLTSMDADKRMMEKVGATDHLPKRHMVVELRDLIIKHLGEKANPQNTEG; this is translated from the coding sequence ATGGCTAAGATTCTCGTGGCAGACGACGACATGGCATCGTTGGACGTGATGGCGCTGGCGCTCAGTGCGGAGGGACACCAAGTCCTTTGCGCAACGAACGGCCAAGAAGCCTACGAACTCACCCTCTCGGATCAACCTGACCTGGTCCTGTTGGATATCATGATGCCCATCTACAGCGGCTACGAAGTCTGCGAGCTGCTTCGCAATGATACGTCCGTGCCTCCCGAACTTCCGGTGGTCTTCCTTACGTCGATGGACGCCGACAAGCGAATGATGGAGAAAGTGGGCGCGACCGATCACCTGCCCAAACGGCATATGGTCGTGGAACTTCGCGACCTCATCATTAAACACCTCGGCGAGAAGGCCAATC